The genomic stretch TCCCATCACAGCCTGCACCGATGGCCAGAACATCTACATTGAAAACACATCTCCGGACTGTGACATACAAATTACCATCACCGGTAATCAAACAGGAGAAGTGATGTATGAACAGTTAGTGCCCCAAGCACAAACAAGCTATATTATCATTTCCATAGCCAGTTTCCCATCCGGAGAATATACATTAGAACTAACTAGTGAAGATGGGAAATACTTGGTTGGAGCTTTTAAAAGATAACCCTAATTATTCATCCTAAAAAACTACAAAGACCATGAAACGAGTAGACCTTAAGAAAATCCTCTATATGGATTTTCTTATCCGGCACAAGTGCACAGGCACATCCAAGGAATTTGCAGCAAAGATGGATATGTCACGTTCCACTCTCTTTGAGTACATTGCCTATATGCGCGATGAACTGGAAGTGTGCATCCTTTTCGATAAATTCTTAGGAACATATTATTATGATGGCAAAAATCTATATACGTCATTAGGCTTTAAAGTAGTAGGATAATACGAATTGAAATGTGATGAGAAAAACGGGGCATGTTTGAATTTCTTTTTGATATAAAACCGGATGCAGGAAATGTATGTCCCACCACCCGACTGGCATACCTGATTAGTGAACGGGGAAACAAGGTCTATTATACCGATACCTCCGACTCCGTTTTCACTACCGGTTTGCTGCGGAAAGGAATAGGACGCATCATTTATCCACATGATTTCCGATGGTTTACGCCACATTTGGCATTGCTGGACTATCAACTGCAAGATAAGCAGCAAGTCTATAATGAATATGACATAAACTATCTGTTTATAGCCATAAACAAAACCGACAGAAAGATAGACCTAATGCCGGAAATGCCCGTCGTCACCCTGCCTCCTATTCCTTATAAATTGCTGCCGCAAGGTGCAAAAGACGATGATTTCATCGACAAACTGACGGAAATAAAAGAAGACCGTTCACGCACTGTTATTATAGGCTTGCTGGAAGACGAGGAAGAAGAAAGAAAAGTGAACACCCCCTCACATATGGAATCATTCTACAAAGCCATGAAGCAGAGTGCGAGCATCCATCCGCAATATCAATTCATCCTGCTGACCAATCATGGAGAGGTGGAAACCCGGTTGTTTTCATTACCGCCCAATATAGCCATTTACCGCCTGCCCCGCCTGCAAGCCCTGTTGCCCTTGTGCGACATGGCGCTTATCACCGGAGGAATAACCCACTGGACGGAATGCACCTTTGCCCATGTGCCCATGGCAGAGTTCACGCCACAGGAAATAAAAAAAATTACCCCCGTGAAACTGGACAGGCAGATCATTGATCTACTGGCAAACCGGGAATACATCATAGAACGGCAAAAACACCTGTGCGCCTTCTTTGAGAGCGAAAGTGAAAGGATGAACGAAATAGCCGACTGGCTGATAAACAGAGTAAAACAAAAAAGACAATTATGAGCAAATTTCCATTCTACAAACAGTTGGACGGCATGGACTGCGGCCCCTCCTGCCTGAGAATGATAGCCAAATATTATGGAAAGACATTCTCCGTACAGCAGTTACGCGAGCAATCATACATACAGCGCACGGGAGTTAACTTGCTAGGTATCAGTGAAGCGGCAGCCAGCATAGGGCTGCGCGCCACCGGTATACGCACTTCAATGGAAAAACTGAAACAACAGTCAAAACTGCCATGCATCATCCACTGGAACCAGGAACATTTCGTGGTCCTCTATAAAATAGAAAAGAAAAGGGGCAAAACTTGGTTCTACATTGCCGACCCTGCCTACGGATTGCTGAAATATGAGGAACAGGAGTTGAAAAAATGCTGGATCAGTACCACACAAGGCGGAATAGAAAAAGGAATTGCCCTCTTGCTGGATGTTACCCCGCAATTTTATGAAGCGGAACCCATAAAATATGAAAAGCTGTCATTATGGTATCTGTTTCACTATGTACGTCCCTACAAAAAGGCGATGATACAGCTCATCATCGGCCTGCTGGCAGGCAGTTTGCTGCAACTGGTCTTCCCTTTTCTTACACAAACCATTGTAGACCAAGGCATAGGGCACAGGAATCTGAATTTTATACAGCTCATTTTGGCCGCACAACTCATGCTGGTATTCAGCCGCACACTTATTGAGGTGATCCGGCGCTGTATACTGCTCCACATCAGTACGCGCGTCAACGTGTCGCTCATCTCGGATTTCCTCTCCAAGCTGATGCGGCTGCCCATGAGGTTCTTTGACAGCAAACTGGCAGGCGACTTGATACGCCGCATCGAAGACCACAACCGCATCGAGAGTTTCCTCACCCAGTCCGTGCTCAATATTTTGTTCTCTACCCTCACGGTAGTCATCTTCGGTATCGTGCTGGCCATATACAGCTGGAAAATATTCCTCATTTTCATCCTGTTCAGCGCAGCCTATATGGGTTGGGTAAAGCTGTTCATGCGCAAGCGGGCCGACTTGAACAGGAAGAACTTTGAACAGATGTCCGTCAATCAGAATAATTTGATGCAACTCATCTACGGTATGCAGGACATCAAGCTGCTGGGCTGCGAACAGCAAAAACGCTGGGAATGGGAAAACATACAAGCTTCTCTCTTCCGCATTAATATGAGTTCACTCAACCTGGGGCAGTGGCAGCAGGTGGGAGCCGTACTTATCAACGAAGTGAAAAACGTACTGATAACAGTTCTCTCTGCCACCGCCGTACTACATGGAAGTATCACGCTGGGTGTGATGCTTTCCATACAGTACATCATCGGACAGATGCAAGGGCCTATCAGCCAATTCGTTTCCTTCATGCAGGACACGCAGGACGCGCAGCTCAGCCTGGAACGTCTCGGAGAAATACATGGCAAGCCCGATGAAGAGACAGAAGGCATGGACCAGGATACCCAAATATCAGGCAAAGACCCGATTCAATTACAAAATGTAGTCTTTACTTACGGATCAGAAAAATCGAAACGCATCATCAAAGGGCTATCGCTGGACATACCAGCCGGAAAGACTACCGCCATCGTGGGCCTCAGCGGCAGTGGGAAAACAACGCTGATAAAACTGATGCTCGGATTCTATCCTCCCACCGGAGGAGCGGTGATGATAGGCAATCAGTCGCTACAAAAAATCAGTTTCAAGGAGTGGCGCAAACATTGTGGAGTAGTGATGCAGGAGGGATTCATATTCGGCGATACCATTGCCAACAACATAGCGCCGGATGGCAGCATGATAGACAAAGAACGCCTGCTGTATGCCGTAGAGATGGCAAATATACGTGAGTTCATCGAATCCTTGCCTTTAAAGTATAACACCAAAATAGGTAACACGGGGCAAGGATTGAGCCAAGGGCAGAAGCAGCGCATCCTGATAGCGCGCGCCATTTACCGTAATCCCGATTACCTGTTTTTTGATGAAGCGACGAATGCGCTCGATACGGACAATGAGAAAGTGATACAGGAAAATCTGGAGAGATTCTTCAAGGACAAAACGGTGGTCATCGTGGCGCACCGCCTGAGCACCGTAAAGAATGCCGACCAGATAGTGGTGCTGAAAGAAGGGGAGATAACGGAACGGGGCACGCACGAAGAACTCATTGCCCGGCAGGGCGATTACTACAGGCTGGTGAAGAATCAGCTGGAACTGAGCGCTTAGGAAATTAAAAAATGAGAATTGAGAATTAAAAAATAATAGCAATAAGGTATGGAGGAAATCTATAAACCTGATGCGGACGGACCGGAAAAGGTAGAAGTATATAGTCGCGAAAACAATGATATGCTGGGAGATATGCCCGAATGGTTGATCCATACGGGAAGCTACATCGTATATGGACTGATTGTTTTTCTTATTGCAGGCACGGCATTATTTAAGTATCCTGACACAATAAGAAAAACGATAACCATTGACGACTTGGGAAGTGCGGAATGGATCACTGCCAATCAGACAGGAATGATAGACCGCTTTTTTGTGGAAAACCAATCACCTGTACAAAAGAACGACACGCTGGGCATACTGAAAAATACTGCCCTACTGGAAGACGTACAAACATTTTGCCGCGTACTGACCAAAATAGAATGGTACTACCGCACCAACGACATCAAGTACCTGCAAGACTATCCCTTTGACCTCATCATGGGTGAAATGTCTTCCGCCTACGAACAGTTCACCCAAGCCGTGCGTACGTGCGTGATGTATCAGGAGTTTGATATCTATCCGCAGAAGAAAAAATACCTAGATGAAGAACTCCGGATACTGGAAAGTACCGGTAAGGCAGATGCCATGGCGGTGCTGAATGTGAAACGCGAACTCTTTGAACTGGATATAAACCACCGGATGGAGACTGCCAAAAACCTCCGGATGCTGGAACTGGCTTACGAAAACATGGTGAACAGCCTCCGCACGTGGGACAAGAAGTACCTCATCAAAAGCCATCACGACGGCATAGTGGTATGGGGAAAGACATGGGGCATGAGCGCCCGGGTAAATGAAGGAGACACCCTGTGCACCGTTATCTCCAAGCAGCAGGGGAATCCCCTCGGGCACATCACTCTTTCACAAGACGAAGTGGCGGAAATTGCCGTGGGCGACAAAGTAAATATCGAACTGAACAAATACCCCACCCACTCGTATGGCGTACTGCCGGGAAGAATCGCCTCCGTCTCTTTTGTGCCTTACAATAAAAGTTATGCCGTGGAAGTGGACTTTCCGGACGGACTGGTGACAACCAACAGAAAGGAAATAAAATATGAAATAGACATGTCCGGCCGGGCGGAGATCATCACTTCGAGCCGGAGCATACTGAGCAGGATTTTCGCACCCGTGTATGAATTGTTTTCCACCACGGAGTAACACCGTTTTTTTTCACTACAGAGAATAACCAACTTAAACAAAGAAGAATATGAAAAAAGAAGACCCCAACAACAAGCAACCGGAATACACCCGCTATTCCGAAGATGAAGAACAAGTGCTGGACTTGAACGAACTGATGGACGTACAAGGTGGCATAGATGACAAGGAGTTATCCAAATGTGGCCTGGGATGCTATACAGGTGGATTCGTCGATCCTACAAAAACACAAGATGAAAATACCGGAAATGAATAAAGTATATGTGCTGAACCCTCATTATCATCTGAGACATGATATTCACAGGGTCGCATTATTCTCCAGTACGGGGACAGATACCGACTGCTCCCGGAACTGGCATACTTTTATTCACCCGCTGCAAGCTGTCATGCTGAGTTTTTTCACGTATGACAGACCTTTGCAGACAACTCTCCCTCTGCTGTGCGACTTCTTCTGCCGGAGCAAGGAGGAGATGATCAAATGGGTATCGGACTTCATTGATAATCCGACCCCCATTTATACCTCCTCCCAGCAGGGAGAAATTTATTTTCCCAAACGTATATTGATTGAAGCGGAAAAGGCAGGCAAAGCATTGCGGTTTGACCGGCTGCAAGCAAATTCTTTTGTCTGGAAAAAACTGGATCTTACTACAAAAAGGCTGTATTCCGGTCCGTTGCTCCTCACATTCATGCTGACCAACCAATGTGTCACGCATTGTAAGTATTGCTATGCAGATACATCAACGCAAATAAAATCCCCACTCACCACCCAACGCATGATGGAGCTGATCAAGGAAGCTTCAGACCTGCAAGTACAACAAGTAAATCTGATAGGTGGTGAAATATTCCTGCATAAAGACTGGAAAATCATATTAAAAGAATTGGTAAAACGGGGTATTGCCCCCGAATTCATATCGACCAAAATGCCTGTAACCCAAAAACTGTTGCAAGATGTACAGGAAACAGGGTATCAGGGAATTGTTCAAATTTCACTGGATGCCATTCATTCCGAAATACTGACCGCCTCACTGGGAGTAAACGGAAATTATGCCAAAGAGATGCTTCACGGCCTGCAATTACTGGATGACAGCGGACTGAATTATCAGATTTCATCTGTGCTGACCAACTACAATTGCCAGTTGAATGTCTTGGCGGAATTACTGCATGAATTATCTCATCTGAAGCATATACGCGACTGGCGTATTATCCCCGCCAGTAATTCCATATACAAAGAGTATAATGTATTTTCGCATTTGAAACCTACTAAAGCGCAAATTACAAAGGTATTCAACCAAATACGCCCTCTTCTCACACAGGTTTCCTTTCCCGTGATTCTAGGGAAAGAAGTAACCGATAAAAACTATCAAGATACCTGGGGTGGAAGCCGGTGTTTCAAAGGAAGCGAATGCTCTGCATTGACCACTCATATGTTTATATTGCCTGATGGTAAAGTGACTGTATGCGAGCAACTTTACTGGCATCCACAATTTATCATAGGGAATGTAACCACACAAAGTCTGAAAGAAGTCTGGCATTCCCCTCAAGCCTTGCACCTTTGTTCCTTGTCACGTCAGGATATCAACAAAGAGAGTCCATGCAGGGAATGCCGTCTTTTTGAAGACTGTTTCAGTTATCAGAACCGTTGCTGGAGTGATATCATAAAAGCTTATGGAAAGGATTGTTGGGATTTTCCCGATCCGCGTTGCTGTTTTGCTCCTGCCATGAAAAATAAATTAAGTTATGACTGAAGACGAACTTGACAGAATAAAAAAATCATTTGTCCGTTCCAGTGACGAATGTCCCATGGAAGTGGCCTGTCTGCTCACTGTCATGAAATACTATGGCGGTCAACAAGATGCACGCACACTAGCCGAATGGTGTAAAGTAGATGGAAAATATACGTTGATGGGTATGAAACAGGCAGCTATACGTGCAGGAATGGAAGCGGAAATCTGCTTGCAGAACATGGAACAATTGTCCACCAGAAAATTTCCTGCCATACTTTTTGCCATCAATGATTTCGAAGTACCGGGATATGTGGTTTGTTATGGCATTCATGAAGGCCGCTTCATTATTTGGGAGCCGGGATTCGGCCCTATGCAATATTGGGAAAACCAAATGAAAACATTATGGATAAGAGGAATAACTCTTACTCTGTTTCCCACCCACGAATTTATGCAGAAAACGGATTTTCAACTAAAATGGTGGGAGTTGTATCCGTGGAGCAGGAAATGGAAAAGAAGACTGAACCGCTGGTATGAATATATCTGGCTAAATTATCCCTGGTTCAGGGAAATGGTAACACAGCTAAGACGGAAATGAATGGAGCAAGCCAAGTCCAATTATTCCATAGGGACAGATTGAACCCCTTAGCCGTCAAACTAAGTTTTTTTATTACATACGATTCTTTTGTTCTGTGGAGACCAAAGCCCCATAGTAGGTGATAAAACCAGCGAGGCAAAAATCTTATCATAGTCTGGTGCATTAATCATATTAATTAAAGCAATCGTAGGATCATCTTCTGAATAAGCTCCACTAAAAGAAATAATCGCATCTTTAATATATTGATATCCGGCTGATAAGTATACCCATTTATAAGTTGTTCCTAAAGTTATATTATGAGATAAAGAAGGTAATAAAAATGGATTACCACCCTCATATATATACCGATTAATATACATTACATTACTTCGCAACTGAGCATAATATGGACGAGAGTATAATCTGAATATAGTTGTATTGTTCCCATATTTGAACTAGTGCAAGGTAGGAGAATAGTGGAATAGCCAACTGAAGAAATTGGTAATATTCCTTTTGTTTCATTTGATTTTATATTAAAAGCTCCGGTTTGATCACTGATAGTACCTTGTAAAAAAGTAAAATCAGGCAAAGAAAACAACACTATATTGGCAAACTCTAGTGGCTGTTTTTTTCATCCACTATTATTCCACTAATCATCTGTGCATGTATGCAAAGAGAAACCAGTAAGAGGCAGAAAGTTATATATAATTTTTTCATAACAATATCAATTATTTATCGGTTAAACCGGAACGCAAATGACACAAATCTAACCTCCGGCAGGTTTATATCCATGCTGTACTGTTATTAATTTGTATCATTTGTGTTCCAATTTTAATTTATAGAACGAAATAAATCCGCGTTCCATCCATTAACTCCCATTTATCATCCGGTGGTATGATGGCGGATAATCATTATGTATCATGCATCGCCGCATCTTACATATCTTTTACAAACAGACCTGTTAAAACTAAACTATCCGCTATATCCTCCTTGGGATTGGGCTGAAAAATCCTTCAGATGTTTCAGCCCGAACTTACGGTGCATTACTCCTGGAGTCGTGGACGGTGGTTCGGGCAGACAAATATGTAAAAGTCCATTCCATTGGGAATATATGAAATGATAATCCTCAATCATATCACAAAATGTTTATTTATAGAATGGGATGACGGATGGAACACGGATTTTTTTACTTTACCTGTCATTGGGTTTGCAAGTACAAATTTAAATTTTAAGTCCGTGTTTGTCCGCTTCGTCCGTGTAGTTCGCATTCCATCACCCCGTTTTATAAATTTCCATTTATCATCCGGTGGTATGATTGCGGATAATCATTTCAAATAAGATAAAATATGTTATTTCATATTCTTCATTTATTCTTCCCCTTCAAGTATTCATAAAAAGCATATTG from Phocaeicola dorei encodes the following:
- a CDS encoding DUF3244 domain-containing protein; this encodes MKTTKELKIWSLRMVLFTILLSGLSVQKVYSFCNSTEIIINGKWYSNQEKVNTRSLPSIPITACTDGQNIYIENTSPDCDIQITITGNQTGEVMYEQLVPQAQTSYIIISIASFPSGEYTLELTSEDGKYLVGAFKR
- a CDS encoding peptidase domain-containing ABC transporter; amino-acid sequence: MSKFPFYKQLDGMDCGPSCLRMIAKYYGKTFSVQQLREQSYIQRTGVNLLGISEAAASIGLRATGIRTSMEKLKQQSKLPCIIHWNQEHFVVLYKIEKKRGKTWFYIADPAYGLLKYEEQELKKCWISTTQGGIEKGIALLLDVTPQFYEAEPIKYEKLSLWYLFHYVRPYKKAMIQLIIGLLAGSLLQLVFPFLTQTIVDQGIGHRNLNFIQLILAAQLMLVFSRTLIEVIRRCILLHISTRVNVSLISDFLSKLMRLPMRFFDSKLAGDLIRRIEDHNRIESFLTQSVLNILFSTLTVVIFGIVLAIYSWKIFLIFILFSAAYMGWVKLFMRKRADLNRKNFEQMSVNQNNLMQLIYGMQDIKLLGCEQQKRWEWENIQASLFRINMSSLNLGQWQQVGAVLINEVKNVLITVLSATAVLHGSITLGVMLSIQYIIGQMQGPISQFVSFMQDTQDAQLSLERLGEIHGKPDEETEGMDQDTQISGKDPIQLQNVVFTYGSEKSKRIIKGLSLDIPAGKTTAIVGLSGSGKTTLIKLMLGFYPPTGGAVMIGNQSLQKISFKEWRKHCGVVMQEGFIFGDTIANNIAPDGSMIDKERLLYAVEMANIREFIESLPLKYNTKIGNTGQGLSQGQKQRILIARAIYRNPDYLFFDEATNALDTDNEKVIQENLERFFKDKTVVIVAHRLSTVKNADQIVVLKEGEITERGTHEELIARQGDYYRLVKNQLELSA
- a CDS encoding HlyD family efflux transporter periplasmic adaptor subunit, whose product is MEEIYKPDADGPEKVEVYSRENNDMLGDMPEWLIHTGSYIVYGLIVFLIAGTALFKYPDTIRKTITIDDLGSAEWITANQTGMIDRFFVENQSPVQKNDTLGILKNTALLEDVQTFCRVLTKIEWYYRTNDIKYLQDYPFDLIMGEMSSAYEQFTQAVRTCVMYQEFDIYPQKKKYLDEELRILESTGKADAMAVLNVKRELFELDINHRMETAKNLRMLELAYENMVNSLRTWDKKYLIKSHHDGIVVWGKTWGMSARVNEGDTLCTVISKQQGNPLGHITLSQDEVAEIAVGDKVNIELNKYPTHSYGVLPGRIASVSFVPYNKSYAVEVDFPDGLVTTNRKEIKYEIDMSGRAEIITSSRSILSRIFAPVYELFSTTE
- a CDS encoding radical SAM/SPASM domain-containing protein; translated protein: MKIPEMNKVYVLNPHYHLRHDIHRVALFSSTGTDTDCSRNWHTFIHPLQAVMLSFFTYDRPLQTTLPLLCDFFCRSKEEMIKWVSDFIDNPTPIYTSSQQGEIYFPKRILIEAEKAGKALRFDRLQANSFVWKKLDLTTKRLYSGPLLLTFMLTNQCVTHCKYCYADTSTQIKSPLTTQRMMELIKEASDLQVQQVNLIGGEIFLHKDWKIILKELVKRGIAPEFISTKMPVTQKLLQDVQETGYQGIVQISLDAIHSEILTASLGVNGNYAKEMLHGLQLLDDSGLNYQISSVLTNYNCQLNVLAELLHELSHLKHIRDWRIIPASNSIYKEYNVFSHLKPTKAQITKVFNQIRPLLTQVSFPVILGKEVTDKNYQDTWGGSRCFKGSECSALTTHMFILPDGKVTVCEQLYWHPQFIIGNVTTQSLKEVWHSPQALHLCSLSRQDINKESPCRECRLFEDCFSYQNRCWSDIIKAYGKDCWDFPDPRCCFAPAMKNKLSYD
- a CDS encoding cysteine peptidase family C39 domain-containing protein translates to MTEDELDRIKKSFVRSSDECPMEVACLLTVMKYYGGQQDARTLAEWCKVDGKYTLMGMKQAAIRAGMEAEICLQNMEQLSTRKFPAILFAINDFEVPGYVVCYGIHEGRFIIWEPGFGPMQYWENQMKTLWIRGITLTLFPTHEFMQKTDFQLKWWELYPWSRKWKRRLNRWYEYIWLNYPWFREMVTQLRRK
- a CDS encoding outer membrane beta-barrel protein gives rise to the protein MYINRYIYEGGNPFLLPSLSHNITLGTTYKWVYLSAGYQYIKDAIISFSGAYSEDDPTIALINMINAPDYDKIFASLVLSPTMGLWSPQNKRIVCNKKT